Proteins from a single region of Alternaria dauci strain A2016 chromosome 4, whole genome shotgun sequence:
- a CDS encoding mitochondrial 37S ribosomal uS8m domain-containing protein codes for MSLVNLAHVCSHMQNASKARLGLTSIPVSKMHVNLALGLQREGFLSSVTLGGPTPPKPFLLQTQQDPEQLDIIAQKLKEEPWLAYSIDAPEGTKEKAPLGQEQVHDVHVPQNPARRRLWLGLKYWQNEPVLKYMKLVSKPTRRIWLTSEDLGKITRTRESSYVKGLTHPGECMFITTDRGILEARECVERQLGGMALCRVW; via the coding sequence ATGTCTCTCGTCAACCTCGCACATGTCTGCTCGCACATGCAGAATGCATCCAAGGCCCGCCTTGGCTTGACATCAATACCAGTCTCCAAGATGCACGTCAACCTTGCGCTGGGCCTGCAACGCGAAGGCTTCCTCTCTTCAGTCACACTCGGCGGGCCAACACCACCAAAGCCCTTTCTCCTCCAGACACAGCAAGATCCCGAGCAACTAGACATTATCGCACAGAAGCTGAAGGAGGAGCCATGGCTTGCATACTCCATTGATGCACCAGAAGGCACCAAAGAGAAGGCACCACTAGGTCAAGAGCAGGTCCACGATGTACATGTACCCCAGAACCCGGCGCGGAGACGGTTATGGCTTGGCCTGAAGTACTGGCAAAACGAGCCCGTATTGAAGTATATGAAGCTAGTGTCTAAGCCCACACGGCGGATATGGCTGACGAGCGAGGATCTGGGCAAGATCACAAGGACACGCGAATCGAGCTACGTAAAGGGTCTGACGCATCCTGGAGAATGCATGTTCATTACAACCGACCGGGGAATACTCGAGGCAAGAGAATGTGTGGAGCGACAGTTAGGTGGTATGGCGCTTTGCAGGGTGTGGTAG